A single region of the Mannheimia bovis genome encodes:
- the trpS gene encoding tryptophan--tRNA ligase has protein sequence MTKPIVFSGVQPSGELTIGNYLGALRNWVKMQDDYDCVYCIVDQHAITVRQDPEALRKSILDVLALYLACGIDPNKSTIFIQSHVPEHAQLAWILNCYTYFGEMSRMTQFKDKSARYEENVNVGLFTYPVLMAADILLYQANQVPVGDDQKQHLEITRDIANRFNALYGKKDAEGNVIEPVFAVPEVFIAKSGARVMSLLEPTKKMSKSDDNRNNVIGLLEDPKAVAKKIKRAMTDGDEPPVVRYDVQNKAGVSNLLDILSAITGKTIAELEAEFEGKMYGHLKTEVADKVSELLTDLQERYHHYRQDEALLEKIYREGADKARSRAKSTLDKVYELVGFVRY, from the coding sequence ATGACCAAACCTATTGTATTTAGTGGCGTGCAGCCCTCTGGTGAATTGACGATTGGCAACTACTTAGGGGCGTTACGCAACTGGGTAAAAATGCAAGATGATTATGACTGTGTGTATTGTATTGTCGATCAACACGCTATTACCGTGCGTCAAGATCCCGAAGCGTTACGCAAATCTATCCTTGATGTGTTAGCCCTTTATTTAGCTTGTGGTATCGATCCGAACAAAAGCACGATCTTCATTCAATCTCACGTGCCGGAACACGCACAGCTGGCGTGGATCTTAAACTGCTACACCTATTTTGGCGAAATGAGCCGAATGACACAATTTAAAGATAAATCTGCCCGCTATGAAGAAAACGTAAACGTGGGCTTATTTACTTACCCGGTGCTAATGGCAGCGGATATTTTGCTATACCAAGCGAACCAAGTACCGGTGGGCGATGACCAAAAACAGCACTTAGAAATCACCCGTGATATTGCTAACCGTTTCAATGCGTTATATGGAAAGAAAGATGCTGAAGGCAATGTGATTGAGCCGGTTTTTGCCGTGCCGGAAGTCTTTATTGCGAAATCAGGGGCGAGAGTGATGTCACTACTTGAGCCGACGAAAAAGATGTCAAAATCAGATGATAACCGTAATAACGTAATCGGCTTGTTAGAAGATCCGAAAGCAGTCGCGAAGAAAATCAAGCGTGCAATGACTGACGGCGATGAACCACCTGTAGTACGTTATGACGTGCAAAATAAAGCGGGCGTGTCTAACTTATTGGATATTCTCTCTGCGATTACCGGCAAAACTATCGCTGAATTAGAAGCTGAATTTGAAGGTAAAATGTACGGACATCTCAAAACCGAAGTGGCGGATAAAGTCTCTGAGTTATTAACCGACTTACAAGAACGCTATCACCACTACCGCCAAGACGAAGCCTTGCTTGAAAAAATCTACCGTGAAGGTGCTGATAAAGCACGATCGAGAGCGAAATCAACGTTAGATAAGGTTTACGAATTAGTCGGCTTTGTACGTTACTAA
- a CDS encoding phosphoglycolate phosphatase, whose translation MKKYKVIGFDLDGTLINTLPDLTLVANAMFLEAGLPTVTQQKVLTWVGKGADIFFQNAINHTGKIFDAEQLVKMRASFDKYYATYVCEESELYPNVKETLETLKAKGYPLVVITNKPTKLVEPVLSAFGIYHLFDETLGGQSLPKIKPHPDPMFFICEKFGITPQELLFVGDSENDIIASKAAGCDVVGLTYGYNYNIPIEQSNPTFVTSEFKDVLKIVGE comes from the coding sequence ATGAAAAAATATAAAGTCATCGGTTTCGATTTAGACGGAACTTTAATTAACACCCTACCCGATCTCACCTTAGTTGCCAATGCTATGTTTTTAGAGGCTGGCTTGCCCACTGTCACGCAACAAAAAGTGCTAACTTGGGTCGGCAAAGGGGCGGATATTTTCTTCCAAAACGCCATTAACCACACTGGCAAAATCTTTGATGCCGAGCAGTTGGTGAAAATGCGAGCCAGCTTTGACAAATACTACGCCACCTATGTTTGCGAAGAGAGCGAGCTTTATCCGAATGTGAAAGAAACATTGGAAACCTTAAAAGCCAAAGGCTATCCGCTGGTGGTGATTACCAACAAGCCAACCAAATTAGTTGAGCCGGTGCTGTCTGCATTCGGTATTTATCATCTGTTTGATGAAACCTTAGGCGGGCAATCCCTCCCTAAAATCAAACCGCACCCGGATCCAATGTTCTTTATCTGTGAAAAATTTGGCATTACCCCACAAGAACTCTTATTCGTGGGCGATTCGGAAAACGATATTATCGCCTCAAAAGCCGCCGGCTGTGATGTTGTGGGATTAACCTATGGCTACAACTACAATATCCCGATTGAACAATCCAACCCGACTTTTGTGACTAGCGAATTTAAAGACGTGTTGAAAATTGTAGGCGAATAG